AAGTCGCCCATCGCGGCGATCCGGTCCGCCACCGGCTCCAGTGCCTCGGCCCAGCCGGGCTCCATGATCTCGTTCAAGGGACGTGCGCTCACACCGGAAACCCTAGCGAGAAAGCCGATCAACTCCGCACGCGCCCCCGAACTCCTCCGCAACATCACCGTCCGAAGGAATCGGTCTATTTGGAGATTTTGATCACACTCTTTCGGGTGTAGTGCCGATGCCGATCCACGATCGACCGCCGCACCGGAAACCGAGTCGTGCTCTTCCCGAATCAGCAGCTGTCGCGGTCATCGGAACTCGCAGGCGGAGGCCGGGCCTCGCCCGCTTCCCCGTGTCACACCGTCACCCGCTCTTCGAGCACCGACGACAGCGCAACGAAGTGTTTTGGTGGCTTCACACCGCTCGGTCGGCTAGGTTCCGGGTACTCGAACTCTGCGCACACACCGTAGAAGGCACGCCCTGGAGGTGGCCTACAAGCTCATGACTGCATCGAAGACAGGGGAACTCCCATCCGGAGAGCAGTCCCTGCTGCGACGCGCGGTGGCCGCGGCGGCCATCGGAAACTGCACCGAATGGTACGACTTCGGCGTTTACGCCTATGTAGCGACCTACGTCGGTGCCGCCTTCTTCCCCGGCGACAACACCACGGCGCAGACACTGTCGGCTTTCGGTGCCTTCGCGCTCTCCTTCCTGCTGCGTCCCCTGGGCAGCTTGTTCTTCGGCCCCTTGGGCGACCGGATCGGACGTCAGCGCGTCCTGGCAATCACGATCCTGTTGATGTCGGGCTCGACATTCGTGATCGGGCTACTGCCCGAATTCGGCACGATCGGCTACTTCGCGCCGATACTGTTCCTGCTGTGCCGGATGCTGCAGGGCTTTTCCACCGGCGGTGAGTACGGTGGTGCGGCGACCTACATCGCGGAGTACGCGCCGACCAAGCGCCGTGGTTTCTACGGAAGCTGGCTGGAGTTCGGCACGCTGGTCGGGTTCGGACTCGGCGCGCTGGTTCCCACCGCCCTGATCCTGAGCCTCAGTGATCCCGCCATGCATTCCTGGGGCTGGCGGATCCCGTTCCTGATCGCCGGGCCGCTCGGTGGTGTCGGACTTTACCTGCGCAAGAAGCTGGAGGACACTCCGGCATTCAAGCATCTGGAACAGTCGCACAACATCGCGAAGTCCCCGCTGAAGTCGATGCTCGTCGACCACTGGCGCACGCTGCTGGTCCTGATGGGCATCGTCGTGATCATCAACGTCGGCAACTACACGCTGCTGACGTACATGCCGACCTACCTCAAGCAGACACTGAACATTTCGGACACGGCGGCGCTGATCCCGTTGATCATCGTCATCGTCCTGCTGCTCGTGCTGATCACCTTCGTCGGCAGGCTCTCCGACACGGTCGGCCGCAAACCCGTGTTCCTGTCCGCCTGCATCTGCTTCATCGTGCTGCCCATTCCGGCCTTCATGTTGATCGCCCAGGGCAGCTGGATCACGACCCTGCTGGGACTGACACTGCTCGGGCTCTGCCACGTCCAGCTGATCGGGCCGCTCGCGGCGACCCTGCCCGCGATGTTCCCGACGAAGGTGCGCTACGCGGCCTTCTCCATCGGCTACAACGTCGCCACGTCGGCCATCGGCGGCACCACGCCATTGATCAACGACGCGATGGTCGAACTAACCGGGAACAACTTCTTCCCCGCCTACTATCTGATGGGCGCGGCCGCACTCGGGATCATCCCGGTGCTGCTGATGAAGGAAACGGCGGGTAGACCGTTGGACGAGGGGGAAGCCGCCACCGACGCGGCAACCGCCAAGACCGCCTGAGATCCGGCCGTGGCGGTGGCGCTGGTCGAGCACGTCACCGCCACGGTTGCTCAGCGCCAGTGCTGCCAGCCCGGATCCTCCTCGTACTCCGCACCGTCCACGGTGACGCCGTGGCCCTCGGTGACCGAGCCGATTGCCATCCACTCCTCCGGAAGCGGCTGATCCGCCGAGAACGTGGCCACCAGGGCCTGGTCCTCCCCTCCGGTGAGCACCCAGTGCCGGGCGTCCTTGCCGAGCGCGGAAGCGACCTCGACGAGTCGCTGCGGTATTTCCAGCAAGTCGGTGCGGAGGTCGATGGCCACCCCGGAGGACTCCGCGATATGGCCGAGATCGGCCAGCAGGCCGTCCGAGACGTCCACCATCGAGGTGGCACCCGCCGCTGCGGCCTGCGGCCCCGCCGCATAAGGCGGTTCCGGCACCCGGTGCGCCCCGACCACGGCCACCGGGGAGCGGAAACCGCGCCCCAGCACCGCCCACCCCGCCGCGGCCCATCCCAGCCGCCCCGCGACCGCCACGACGTCACCGGGGCGCGCACCGGAACGGGTGACCGGTGATCTCCCCTGCAGATCACCGAACGCCGTGACGGAAATCGTCAAGGCGGTGGCAGTGACCATGTCACCACCGGCGATCCCCACCCCGGCACCATGGGCTTCCTCCCACATGCCCGCGGCAAGCTCGTCGACAACGGTCGTCGGCAGGTCCGGCGGACACCCCAGACCGACCAGCAAGCCCGTCGGTACCGCTCCCATCGCCGCGATATCGGACAGGTTGACCGCGATGGCCTTGCGCCCCGCCTGATGCGGGGTCGACCAGTCCAACCGGAAATGCACGTTCTGCACGAGCAGATCTGTGGTCGTCACCACGCGACCGTCGGGAGCTGCCAGCACGGCGGCGTCATCACCGGGACCGAGCAACGTCCCCGAAGGCTGTGTGCGATCGGAGGTCACTCGGTGGATGAGGCCGAACTCACCCAGTTGAGAAACGGTCTGTGCGTCCTCCGACGAATCCGGACCCAACCGGGGCCTCCCTTTCCTGAGCATTCGCTCGGTTCAATGGGGTAGCTTTCTGCCAAGTTTCCTACCTTCCGTTTCCACGACACGAAGGGGCATGCCATGGTTCAGGCCTACATCCTCATCCAGACAGAAGTCGGCAAAGCAGCTGCCGTCGCCGCCGAAATTTCCGGGTCCACCGGGATCATCAGCGCCGAGGACGTCACCGGTCCGTATGACGTCATCGTGCGAGCCGAGGCCGAGAACGTGGACCTGCTCGGCAAGATGGTGGTCGCCAACATTCAAAACGTCGAGGGCATCACCCGCACCCTGACCTGCCCCGTGGTTCATCTTTAGGGCCCACGTTCGACGTGTCCGCGGATGAGCCGGACCACTACGGCAGGGACCGGTACACGCACCGGCTCCGTCTCGTGCTGTAGTGGTTGCGTGGCTGAGCAGCAACCGACTTCCGCAGTGCCTCGCTGGGTCATGATCGTGGCGATCACGCTCGGTGTGCTGTTGGCTGCCGGAGTGGTCACGATCGGACTCGTCGGCAGGCAGATGCACAACGAAGCTTCCCAAGCCTCGAAGGCCGCCGAACAGGCGCGCCGGAGCGGTCCGCTCGCGCTGCCGCCCGTATCCGCGCCGAAAGCGGAGTCCCCGGAGTGCGCCGCGGTGCTCGCAGCACTGCCACGCGAACTCGCCGTGGACGATTCCGGGGTCCCACGCCGGAAGTTGACCCAGCCTGCTCCCCCCGGAGCGATCGCCTGGGGTGACGCGCAGCATGATCCGATCATCGTGCGCTGCGGAATCACCGCGCCGACGGAACTGACTCCGACCTCGCGCCTGACGAATGTCTCCGGAGTCGACTGGCTACCGATCAGCCAGGGCGGCAAGACCACGTGGCTGGCCGTGGACCGCCCGGTCCACGTCGCCCTGACCGTATCGCAGGAGGTAGGCACCGGGCCGGTGCAGACGCTGTCACGCATCCTCGGCAAGACTCTCCCCAAGCAGGAGGTCTTCCCCTGATCGCTCAGCGCAGGCCGGTCCCCCGCGCCAGGGCCGTGTCGATCAGGATGCCGAGCACCGAGGCGTAATCCACTCCCGTCTGTGCCCACATCCGCGGGTACAGCGAGATCGCGGTGAATCCCGGCATCGTGTTCACCTCGTTGACGATCGGCTGTCCTTCGTCGGTGACGAAGAAATCCACCCGGGCCAGCCCCTGGCAGTCCAACGCGCGGAACGCCGTGACAGCGGCCGCACGCAGCCGCTCGATCGCGTCGTCGCCGATCTTGGCGGGAATGTCGAACTCGGTCACATCATCGAGGTACTTGGACTCGTAGTCGTACCACTCGGCCTCACCGGTGACCCGCAGTTCCGCGGGCAGCGACGCCTCGATGCGGCCGTCGGGGAACTCCAGCACCCCGCACTCGACCTCGCGGCCGGTGACCGCCGACTCGATGATGACCTTCGGATCGGTGCGGCGGGCTTCGGCAACGGCCGCATCCAGGTCCGCGTAGTCGGTGACGCGGGTGATTCCGAGCGAGGATCCCGCACGGGCGGGTTTGACGAACACCGGAAGGCCGAGCCGCTCCCGCTGGACCTCGTCCAGCGTGCGTTGATCACGGCGCAGCACCTCGTAGGAACCCACGTCCAGTCCCTCCGCGGCCAGCAGTTTCTTGGCGTACTCCTTGTCCATCGCCACCGCGCTGGACAGCACCCCGGCACCGGCGTAGGGCACCTCGGCCAACTCCAGCAATCCCTGGATGGTGCCGTCCTCACCGAATGCCCCGTGCAGCACGGGGAAAACCACGTCGACCGAGGACAGCACCTCGCCGGCCCGGCCCGGTTCGAGCAGCACCAGATCACTCCGGGTGGGATCACCGGGCAGAGTCAGCGCCGCACCGGAGGCCACCTCCGGCTCCGTACGGTCGCGGATCTCCAGTTCCCGCGGATCGTCGGTACCCAACACCCACGCACCCTCGCGGGTGATACCGACCGGGACGACTTCGAAACGCTCCCTGTCGAGATGCGCCAGCACGCTGCCTGCGGACACGCAGGAAATGCCATGTTCGGTGCTGCGTCCGCCGAAAACGACCGCCACCCGGGTCTTGCGCCGTGTCATGAGCGGGACCATACCCGCAGTGCCACACCTCCGCGCCAACCGCCGGAGAGTGTCCTTCGGGCTGGCACGGGCGATTGCTTCAGCCACCGTCTCGGACTGCTTGTACCGACTCCACCAGAACCGGCACCGTCCGCTCCAGGTCCTCGCGGGCACACGCGGCGTATCCCAGGGCCAGGCCGTACCACTGCTGCGCTCCCAGATGGTGGCGTCGCAGGCCGTCGAGAACGAGGCCATCGCGCCGGGCACGCTCGATCACGCGCTGCTCGGCAGCAGCGTCCGGCAGTGGCAGGACGACATGGGCGCCCGCCCGGTCGCCGAACATCTCGACCCCGGCTTCGGTCAGTCGCTGTACGAGCAGTTCACGGCGCCGGGACAGCTCACGGCGAAGGCGGCGCAGGTGACGCCCGAGGTCGCCGTGGCGGGCGAACTCCGCCAGAACTCGCTGCCCCGCCGGGGCGGGACGGGTTCCGGTGCGATCACGGTGTTCGAGTACTGCCGAGGCGACGTTCCGGGGAGCCAGCATCCAACCGACACCCAGCGTGGGTGTGAGGATCTTGCTCGTGGTGCCGAGATGAACCACCACATCCGGGGCCATGGAAGCCAACACCGGTAACGGGGCGACGTCGTAGCGCAGCTCCCCGTCGTAATCGTCTTCGACGATCAACCAGCCATGGGCACGGGCCCGTTCGACCAGTGCGATACGCCGGTCGGCGGGCAGTCTTCCCCCGATCGGGTACTGGTGGGCCGGAGAGCAGTAAACGGCCCGGACATCATCGGGGACGGATTCGACCACGATCCCGGCATGATCGACCGGAGCGGGCACGA
This Haloactinomyces albus DNA region includes the following protein-coding sequences:
- a CDS encoding Lrp/AsnC ligand binding domain-containing protein, producing MVQAYILIQTEVGKAAAVAAEISGSTGIISAEDVTGPYDVIVRAEAENVDLLGKMVVANIQNVEGITRTLTCPVVHL
- a CDS encoding DUF3515 domain-containing protein produces the protein MAEQQPTSAVPRWVMIVAITLGVLLAAGVVTIGLVGRQMHNEASQASKAAEQARRSGPLALPPVSAPKAESPECAAVLAALPRELAVDDSGVPRRKLTQPAPPGAIAWGDAQHDPIIVRCGITAPTELTPTSRLTNVSGVDWLPISQGGKTTWLAVDRPVHVALTVSQEVGTGPVQTLSRILGKTLPKQEVFP
- a CDS encoding D-alanine--D-alanine ligase family protein, encoding MTRRKTRVAVVFGGRSTEHGISCVSAGSVLAHLDRERFEVVPVGITREGAWVLGTDDPRELEIRDRTEPEVASGAALTLPGDPTRSDLVLLEPGRAGEVLSSVDVVFPVLHGAFGEDGTIQGLLELAEVPYAGAGVLSSAVAMDKEYAKKLLAAEGLDVGSYEVLRRDQRTLDEVQRERLGLPVFVKPARAGSSLGITRVTDYADLDAAVAEARRTDPKVIIESAVTGREVECGVLEFPDGRIEASLPAELRVTGEAEWYDYESKYLDDVTEFDIPAKIGDDAIERLRAAAVTAFRALDCQGLARVDFFVTDEGQPIVNEVNTMPGFTAISLYPRMWAQTGVDYASVLGILIDTALARGTGLR
- the pdxR gene encoding MocR-like pyridoxine biosynthesis transcription factor PdxR, with protein sequence MPHAVPASSPLLELAIDLDRADRRPLAVQLADALRRAATHGQVRGGDRLPSTRALARHLGVSRTVTADAYEQLHAEGWIAGRHGSGTYVTTTPPGAARSGEVTRRPREPEEPTVNLTPGAPWAEGIDRAAWRRAWRAAADAAPASLPQRAGMPEYRAAVVEHLLRHRGLVVEGPYEDSVVATGGTTAALTELASTVVRPGDRVAVEEPGYQRAVGALQASGAEVVPAPVDHAGIVVESVPDDVRAVYCSPAHQYPIGGRLPADRRIALVERARAHGWLIVEDDYDGELRYDVAPLPVLASMAPDVVVHLGTTSKILTPTLGVGWMLAPRNVASAVLEHRDRTGTRPAPAGQRVLAEFARHGDLGRHLRRLRRELSRRRELLVQRLTEAGVEMFGDRAGAHVVLPLPDAAAEQRVIERARRDGLVLDGLRRHHLGAQQWYGLALGYAACAREDLERTVPVLVESVQAVRDGG
- a CDS encoding MFS transporter gives rise to the protein MTASKTGELPSGEQSLLRRAVAAAAIGNCTEWYDFGVYAYVATYVGAAFFPGDNTTAQTLSAFGAFALSFLLRPLGSLFFGPLGDRIGRQRVLAITILLMSGSTFVIGLLPEFGTIGYFAPILFLLCRMLQGFSTGGEYGGAATYIAEYAPTKRRGFYGSWLEFGTLVGFGLGALVPTALILSLSDPAMHSWGWRIPFLIAGPLGGVGLYLRKKLEDTPAFKHLEQSHNIAKSPLKSMLVDHWRTLLVLMGIVVIINVGNYTLLTYMPTYLKQTLNISDTAALIPLIIVIVLLLVLITFVGRLSDTVGRKPVFLSACICFIVLPIPAFMLIAQGSWITTLLGLTLLGLCHVQLIGPLAATLPAMFPTKVRYAAFSIGYNVATSAIGGTTPLINDAMVELTGNNFFPAYYLMGAAALGIIPVLLMKETAGRPLDEGEAATDAATAKTA
- a CDS encoding thiamine-phosphate kinase; translated protein: MGPDSSEDAQTVSQLGEFGLIHRVTSDRTQPSGTLLGPGDDAAVLAAPDGRVVTTTDLLVQNVHFRLDWSTPHQAGRKAIAVNLSDIAAMGAVPTGLLVGLGCPPDLPTTVVDELAAGMWEEAHGAGVGIAGGDMVTATALTISVTAFGDLQGRSPVTRSGARPGDVVAVAGRLGWAAAGWAVLGRGFRSPVAVVGAHRVPEPPYAAGPQAAAAGATSMVDVSDGLLADLGHIAESSGVAIDLRTDLLEIPQRLVEVASALGKDARHWVLTGGEDQALVATFSADQPLPEEWMAIGSVTEGHGVTVDGAEYEEDPGWQHWR